In the genome of Malania oleifera isolate guangnan ecotype guangnan chromosome 5, ASM2987363v1, whole genome shotgun sequence, the window acaaagatcatattatttgcactctcacacactgaatgcaacgcttgcataaatatttgagagtagacatcttagaccacattgagcttatttcattatatcatttggtggtgtatgtgattgtttatattgggtacatatctgttttacatgaaagcataatcactgtaccatttcattgtgaTCATACTGTTGTGTTTCCAAGCGTGGCATGAGGGGGCAATAatctagtccggtaaggattaagtgtaaaggttgagatcagtcttgtgctaattgacctggtttgtttagatGTCActctacccatttaagtgagcattatagtggtaatccgtgtgcttgttagccaaggtggggacgtaggtaatttgccgaacctcgataacacttctgcaTGTCActcctctttactgctttctggtgcatgcgtagttaattaaattgtattatttaatttctggtacatattataattgatttactttacttgcactaaattggccatagggttgtgaatatactgttgttaggatactcacctagggcattaatttttaaaagtaccaattcaccacccccccccctctcttgggatcacgataaagctaacaagcGCCCAAACATTAcattcattttaccctcgggtgATCGAACTTATGACTTCGGCATACCGAACTTCAGACTGGGCACCCGAACGTGGTCTTTTTTAGGAATCGCCTCATTTAACAAACCAAACATtttttcaggcacctgaaccatgAAAATGCCTTTTATTGTTGTTTCTATTCGGTTAGCTGAACTTAGgctcgggcacccgaaactcttgggttggttttatttttaattgagatAAAAGGGGTTAAACTggattaaaatattaaacatgtttaaaatctttttaataatacccatagactccccaacagtcataatttgccccttgcctatatatacaaattcatttgcaaaaattagcaaggattagaaaaatcattaaggccaaattctctcaaatttccaaaattctatttttgcctatactactcccatataCTCCAAAGCTCCATtttctttgattatccaagtATTGTGAGTGTGCTTAGAGTGTTTATGCTCCATTCcatttgcttaatactctcacttgttatgtttgttgattaattttttgagagttaagcttaagttctcccaatgattttatctaataaatcttgtgtacGAAAACGTAGAGGCTTGTGGGTacttgcattgatattgcaagataccttagcccttatttttgtgtgcagaatattttcttaagcttgccttcaaacatctcttgtgcttagtatgttaagaaaatattgttgaggttgtttgaattatcttgctagcatcttttgaaaccctaaactgattttGTGATGTTCAATATTGTGGTTCAAAGTTTGCttagaaatacactctagatcttgattgcttatctatactagattgagtgtttagcacatattattaagcactgagcatatttactatcatttatgcttgcgttattatttgagctatactgtggtacatatctgcttgtttgagaagcatattttcgtgtacgcaaaatttcatacattttttgtattccaggcgtaggcctgaagagggagactagccctgtggaatagtcccagattggcttagactcggttagaaaagctaggtgcattatcttggtaaggtgtaggttgaggtcaaccccgctaattgacctagttgtaaacgatgccgctccacccgttaagtgagtcgtagtggaatccttatgctggtgagccaaggtagggatgtaggcactttggccgaaccctgataacatatatggtgtcagtttattttccgcactttattttctacacctgtatgtttattggttaaatatctgCTTGGGTTTGAAACTGCTTAAACTGCCTCCTAGGTTGCATAgtactgattgttggattagataaaGTTAGGcataatttttaaatctccaatccacctcctcttgggattgcaccaaagctaacactacCCAAAATCCTTTGTCCGTCCTTGAAGAACCACCCAGAAATCATTTGAGTCGTAATTGAAATAACCTCAAAGGCATTCGTATCCTTCCAAAACAGCCACAATTTATTGTCAGgattttcattaaatataaaatggtgataattcatAAAATTACCCAACATTACCATCCTTTCCTCAGCCGCGAAaggttctgaaatagcaaacaaacCAACATGAAACTTATTAATCAGCTTCTTTAACCTACCTCTAGACCTGCCCAACCCTCTAACATTCCAAAAAAAATTGTAtcagtcataaatttaatttatgcatttgaatgtaaaccctctgagatttcctcaCAGATTTTTCCTTTATTGTTTTAATGTTTTCAGAAGTCCATCTCTGCCCTAtatcagactcatacattttttctttaccCTTCAACACTGAAACTTCACTTTCCTCCCTCTCGGACGAATAACCTAGAGCTAATTCCCCCTGATGCAAACCTTGGTTCCCACCTTCAGTCAGTTTAATACTGTTTGCATGATCCACTTTCTTGTGAAACATAGTTTCACCATATGAAACTCGAGCATCATCATCACACCAGACTTCCTCACACTCCTCTTCATCACTCTCTGTTGAACcttcattcacattattttccAAGCCTCTCTGCGGTACATCAGAGTTTTGCATTGCATGTTCCCCTTTTTCTTAAGCCACAGGAATTTTTGATAATACAGGGCACCTATCTTTGGTCCTCTTCGTCATCGACACATTACTGGGTCTTGCTCCCTGCTCCACCTTCTTTTCCTCGTTATCCACATCAGTATTGGTTTCCATTACACcatcattagtctttggtttccatatctttgtttctttatattttccatcATCCCTTTGCTTCTTTCCCACCCTACAAACAATTGAGGTATGTCCTTGCCAGCAACATTTAAAGTAGAAAAAACTCATCTTTTTATATTTGGTctcttgccaaatacattgtttcagagataaaacaagaggaaatccctttactGGCTCCATCGTCAGGACGACTTCCATGCAAATACATGCCCCGAGGCTCTCGTATGGTTTATTGTTGCATTATTGGttccaagataacgaccaaaaTGAGTCTCTATAATTTGTAGAAAATTTGttcggtaaagatgcattggtaacctcggtaagaaaatccattgaggagcgAATGGAGATTCTTTTTTGACATCAAAATCCCTCGTCCACTTGAACAGCTAAAATGAATTGTcttccatagttctaccttcccttACCCAACCATGCAAAAATCACttcatttttcatgtgaattaacacatggtaatcatccataacactgatcGTTGGACTTTCCGTCAAACCCCACGTTTTCACAATCGATAActgaattttatcaatagatggcgTATTCCTCataaatttcatcactaatgcaaaacgaaactattcctcagccttaaccatcttcgcttctgagaaaataaatcccaattcaGCATTGATATTAATTAGCAATCTCATAGGAATTTTGAACGCAGGTATCTCCACTTTTTTATTCACGGCTTGCGCATATGACTGCACCCCAAAACCAGCCTGGACGACATTACCCGCCGACAGTGAGGCCATTGGAGGGGGGACGACACCTTCTCAACAACCCTACGCGATATTTACCTGGGGCTGTGGGCGCTTGACAAGCAAGAAGACGCACCGACGCTGTCTTTTCAAAACCCTAGACCTGCAGTATGAtagtaccttttttttttttgaaaaaaaaaaatttgttgtgGTCTACTTGAAATCGTcatgtgtgtctatatatatatacgtatgtatgtatgtatttatgtatttGTATTACTATATACCatatgggtattttgaaaaatattttaataatagaAAAAAAGTAGTGCAATCCtttttattttgttgattttttttatagaCTAGTATGATgtataaaaaatatacaaatacaTAGATAAAATCAAGTACATGCTCAACAACTTTCTTTTTGGGAATGCTAATGGAGATAATgggataattaaaaaatatattattttaaaatttaaaaaattagaattatttttttattaaataacttatctttttaaattctataaataaataaataaacaaaatagcatggtgcacaaagctccccaTATGCGGGTCCAGAAAAGGACATTTTAGGAATAATGAAAGAAGAATTCTTTTTATtaaaacccatatatatatatatatatatatatatatatatatatatatatatatacagttcaACTACTTATTTGGCATGTTAGTTCAACTAGTCCGGCTAACCCTATGATATTGGATTAAGATATAATCACATAATGCAAGCCTATTAAAATTTacgcaaaaaaataaaatgattgacttatacttttttttatatttataatctTGATAAATTACATCACAAgtcataatattttattaaatttaaactttattCACTTAAGTTTTCAAtatagcaaattaatttttaaagttttataCTCAATATGTGCAAATTCTTATTTGCAAATCAATATTGAAATTGGAACTTTAGGTATGAAATTTATGcacttaaaatttaagaatttaaagtaAAATTTAATCAAATTTTAAGAACTCGTGATTACTCTAGTCCATGATTGACTTGTACATCGATAagtcaaaaaatataaatttcacaATAAGTCCATTGAGCTTGACTCAACTCCACTtcattaattttttgaaatttaaattgtgaaaatgtgATAACCCaagttttaatttcaattttgaccaatttcttgaaaaattttgacTTGAATTGACTTGGATATGAAATCCTCGCTTAATAATGTTAGGAGTAAAAGCAATTCATATAAACTTTGGTGTCGTGTGATATAAcctatagtatatacatataaaaatggTCCACGTGGCTGACTGCTTTTTCTGTAGATAGCATtattctaaaatttaaaaatataatataatttattagaCGAAGAACTCCACCaactagtgtttttttttttttttctatcgcACGGAAATTGTCACAGATCATTGCCGGCGGCGGTCTCCGTCGTTGAAATAGCTCAAAGTCGTACGAGGGAAGGGACAAAACAGGCAGCAGCTGGTGGGGGTGGGGATCATGGGACAGTCGTCTCTGACTCAACAACGTTGCTCCAAGCAAACCCACCTTATTATTCCCAATAATAATTCCCTGGTAGCTTCTCTTCCGGACTACAATCATACGCCTCCCACAATTCCCTTCCCCCCCATCATACCaattaccaaataaaatatacatactcaaattaatataaaattaattttttacaaaTCAATTCCTGAAACGAAAATCATTAGGATTTGCCTGCAAGAATTCAACAATTGTGTCACACATAATACACCGTTTTACTTTGTAAATATATATGGAATATGGTCTTTGTACTAATCAGAAATTGACTTTTCTTTAGAGAAGGAAGCAGCCGATTTCTCTGAGCAACTTCATGGCAGACATTGTTGAATTCCCAGAGAAACCTTGACACCccctgttcttcttcttcttcttcttctcgggTTCTCTACACTCTGCTTTCAGCCTGTGTTCATGGAAGTTCTCTGAGAAGCATTGCCGGAGAGTTTCGTGGTATGTTCATGCATCTTCTTGTTTCTAGGTGTTTATACTTTCATTTTTCAAGTTTTAGCACATGGGTTTCGCTAGTTTTGTGTGTCCATGTGATTAATTTACATATTAGTCTATATGTATGTGTGAGTTTCGAATTTCTAATATCGAATTGAATTGTTCTATGTTTAGTGTATTCTATTATGATCTTTTTGTCCAATTGAACAGATATATGTATTTTTGGGTTATGGACCTCTGTTTCTCTTCTCCATGTGATTGAGTTCATTGCTCTCGAGTAGCGGGAAAGTGGCATTTTTTGTTTCAAAAATTTCTGGTTTTCTTGGCTTGGAAGTTTTTATTATATACTTGTGTTTGGTAATTTTCTATTTGTTTTTGGTGGATTGAATTATTCTCCGTTTCTGCTGGTTACATTTTCAGATGAAACAGTACAAAATTCCATGAGAAAAGTAGAGAACATTCAGAAAGCAGGATTTTCTGGTTCAATTAATGCCCTGTTCTTTGTCTTTGTCTCCCTTCAGGGTAAAAACCCGTTCTTTCACTTGTTTCCTTTGTTCTCCATTTTTCTTGTTTCAATTTATACTCTTATAATGCTGAAAAAAATCACAGTTCTTATGATTTTCTTGGGTTTTGGTAGATTTGTTGTCTTCAGATATGGACAAGGAGAGCCCAGATGCGTGTTCTCCTACTGGAGTTCTCGAGGACTACTTGAGAACTGTAGAATCAGATACAAATTCTTCAAAAGCAACCACCTCAGGCTCTGAAGGTCAACAAAATTCCAAAGTTTCTTCTCACTTGAGCAGATTTGTTCGATTACTGAAATCGAGATCGAAGAAACCCTTGTCCACATTGCATCCTCTCAGCGCTTTAAAACTTTCATTCAGAAGCACTAGCATGAGAGAGTACTTGGGTATGGCTCTGAGCACAGCCTTCGGGGGCACTGATTCGCGCGATGTCAACTCCCCCTGGAAGAACTTCACCCTCTCTGAGCTTCAAACAGCAACCAACAATTTCAGCAGTGGTTTGTGAATCGCAACTTGCTTCAGTATTTGAATCCGCACCATGAACAATTTCCCCCTATTTTGGCATTTAATTATGAAAGGTTTCTGCATTGTTTTTCCTGTAGAAAATGTGGTCGGAAAGGGTGGCTATGCTGAGGTTTACAAGGGGTGTTTGCAAGACAGGCAGCTTATCGCCATTAAGCGGCTAACTCGAGGAACTCCAGATGAAAGAATAAAGGACTTTCTATCAGAGTTTGGGATTATGGCTCATGTCTGCCATCCTAATACTGCTAGATTAATTGGGTATGGTGTTGAAGGAGGAATGCACCTTGTTCTTGAATTCTCTCCTCACGGGAGCTTAGCTTCTTTGCTTCATGGTGAGTTCATTTTTTCAGATTTTTGGAGGAAAATAGGATTGTAAATTAATGAAGTTCATTTTCGTTGAGTTGTATTGACTATTGATGCTGTTTCGGTTATGTGATTATTTTTATAGGTTCAAAGGGGAAAATAGAATGGGGTATCAGATATAAGGTTGCACTAGGGACTGCAAATGGTCTACTCTATCTTCATGAGTACTGTCAAAGGAGAATCATCCACAGAGACATCAAGGCTGCAAATATTTTGCTTTCAGAGGACTATGAGCCTCAGGTACCATTAATTAGCAAACCTTCCTACTTGGTAT includes:
- the LOC131155461 gene encoding receptor-like cytosolic serine/threonine-protein kinase RBK2, translated to MRKVENIQKAGFSGSINALFFVFVSLQDLLSSDMDKESPDACSPTGVLEDYLRTVESDTNSSKATTSGSEGQQNSKVSSHLSRFVRLLKSRSKKPLSTLHPLSALKLSFRSTSMREYLGMALSTAFGGTDSRDVNSPWKNFTLSELQTATNNFSSENVVGKGGYAEVYKGCLQDRQLIAIKRLTRGTPDERIKDFLSEFGIMAHVCHPNTARLIGYGVEGGMHLVLEFSPHGSLASLLHGSKGKIEWGIRYKVALGTANGLLYLHEYCQRRIIHRDIKAANILLSEDYEPQICDFGLAKWLPEHWTHQTVSKFEGTFGYLAPEYLMHGIIDEKTDVFAFGVVLLELITGRRALDYSQQSLVLWAKPLLRKNKIRDLVDPSLAENYDSQQMNLMVLAASLCIRQSSIRRPQMSQVVQILKGNTGSVEGLKKFRKPFFQKTACEKLFDAEEDKTIKGLNALSWHKMIAFEF